From a single Lolium rigidum isolate FL_2022 chromosome 7, APGP_CSIRO_Lrig_0.1, whole genome shotgun sequence genomic region:
- the LOC124678661 gene encoding zealexin A1 synthase-like: protein MEGVYILCLTALSTLVALCFVKFSGGRSKAKLPPGPWTLPMIGSLHHVISKMPYRKMFELSRRYGPVMFLKLGETPTVVVSSAEAASLMLKTNDLAFSDRTRSVTFDIFGCDGKDIAFAPYGDHWRQMRKVCVVELLSAKQVRRMEDIRADEVGNLLRSITAGALDGAMVNFSKKVSALSNDVVSRAVFGGKFRQQDEYISELDKAFTLVSGSSLVDLFPSSQLVRWFSNGEREVRKVYDGIQRIIAEIVDERKATSHGVSSTDEEDLLGALLRLQREDTLQFPLTTDVMGAVLFDIFAGGTDTSASALEWTMTELVTNPRVMAKAQQEIRQVLREHRTVITNSDLAELHYMQNVIKEVLRLHPPVPLFARSAREDCNIMGYDILKGTDVFVSLFAISREERYWENPEEFKPERFENNSIDYHGSYAQYIPFGAGRRQCPGMVFATSTVDIVLANLLYHYDWMLPDGVTIATLDKSEKFRLTVSRKYDLELKAIPHVWSNGIPSK from the exons ATGGAAGGGGTGTACATCCTGTGTCTCACAGCCCTATCCACGTTGGTGGCCCTTTGTTTTGTCAAgttttccggtggcaggagcaaGGCGAAGCTGCCTCCTGGGCCATGGACCCTCCCGATGATCGGCAGTCTCCACCACGTGATCAGCAAGATGCCGTACCGCAAGATGTTTGAGCTGTCTCGCCGTTATGGTCCGGTGATGTTCCTGAAGCTAGGCGAGACCCCCACGGTGGTCGTCTCCAGCGCCGAGGCGGCGTCGCTGATGCTAAAGACCAACGACCTGGCCTTCTCAGACCGGACACGCAGCGTGACATTCGACATATTCGGCTGTGACGGCAAGGACATCGCCTTTGCCCCTTACGGCGACCACTGGCGCCAGATGCGCAAGGTGTGCGTGGTGGAGCTCCTCAGCGCCAAGCAGGTGAGGCGCATGGAGGACATCAGGGCTGATGAGGTAGGCAACCTCCTCCGTTCCATCACTGCCGGCGCCCTGGATGGCGCCATGGTCAACTTCAGCAAGAAGGTGTCGGCCCTCAGCAACGACGTGGTGTCGCGGGCTGTTTTCGGCGGCAAGTTCAGGCAGCAGGATGAGTACATTAGTGAGCTGGACAAGGCCTTCACGCTTGTGTCCGGCTCCAGCCTCGTCGACCTCTTCCCCTCCTCGCAGCTCGTGCGCTGGTTCAGCAACGGCGAGCGCGAGGTCAGGAAAGTCTACGACGGCATCCAGCGCATCATCGCCGAGATTGTCGACGAGCGCAAGGCTACTAGCCATGGAGTatccagcaccgacgaggaggacctgCTTGGTGCTCTGCTCAGGCTGCAGCGGGAAGACACCCTACAATTCCCTCTTACCACGGATGTGATGGGCGCCGTCTTGTTT GACATATTTGCTGGCGGCACCGACACATCAGCGAGCGCTTTGGAGTGGACTATGACGGAGCTTGTAACCAACCCTCGAGTCATGGCTAAGGCACAACAAGAAATCCGCCAGGTTCTTCGCGAGCACCGCACTGTCATAACAAACAGCGACCTTGCTGAACTCCACTACATGCAAAATGTCATCAAGGAGGTTCTCAGGTTGCACCCACCGGTTCCCCTCTTTGCCCGTTCAGCTAGAGAGGATTGCAACATTATGGGCTATGACATTCTTAAAGGGACCGACGTCTTTGTTAGTCTCTTTGCTATTTCCAGAGAAGAGAGATATTGGGAAAATCCTGAAGAGTTTAAACCTGAGCGATTTGAGAACAATAGCATTGATTACCATGGGTCATATGCTCAATACATTCCCTTTGGAGCTGGACGGCGGCAGTGCCCTGGTATGGTGTTCGCAACGTCGACCGTGGACATCGTACTGGCAAACCTTCTGTATCACTATGACTGGATGCTCCCCGATGGAGTTACCATCGCTACTCTTGACAAGTCTGAGAAATTTCGGTTGACGGTAAGCAGAAAGTATGACCTGGAACTGAAAGCAATCCCACATGTGTGGTCAAACGGTATTCCATCCAAGTGA